One genomic region from Argentina anserina chromosome 2, drPotAnse1.1, whole genome shotgun sequence encodes:
- the LOC126784823 gene encoding uncharacterized protein LOC126784823, translated as MAFSAATRSNLAAPSQPYCKLCCVRFSGKESKVACKANVRRGGASLRICKAVLNGRKLSISGNGGSEPARILLERLFAQTQKLEEQMSRGSRHPQDVQLGFNLETLECDLQAVLAVLKQKEEDLQDAERLVFLEHLELNRAKEGLERREKEAAAACSRYEIVEEGLKRANQELVSQASYIEDIKLQLRERDQEVSATQSALSLKEEELDKMREKLLKMSEEAAKTDSELGSMAQLLNEANEVVKRQDVEIQGLRRAILEKEEELEISRTQKKLEEEKLKVSQENLEKRTMEWLLAQEELKKLAEEVYRHAGEANETLEDFWRVKNLLIDVKSELVSSQKALASSRQKMEEREGLLENQLEELEEQKRSVMSYLTTLKDAHIEVESERVKLRVAEAQNKELERELCMEKELMEELEEVLKKERYSLHQAISEISALQIKLEKKTAEFGDVRDLLLVKEAEAVEAKLEIQHLKSELATQKLILEEKDFELLNARNKLEEVNKEVAELKMLLTSKEEQLVQATALLKEKDDQVHTMQDELDDTKLKFSEAETVVERIAELTNELVRSIKDEDCSASKSFDDMSPKFLYQLNEKPMDDFRLQILQLETELKSARDSLRIKEMEVLASQRDLTMKDEELKMVIGRLEAKEEEVKKMKEESEDANDLRKLYALAQERIGKKSVGDLAIEKLQLEAAQLEVAAATSALQKLAEMSGEFLSKASLSIGADTSITFVENNECIAEVTTEVARISALTDKLVKEAGIVVTAGPACQ; from the exons ATGGCCTTCTCCGCCGCCACCCGCTCCAATCTCGCCGCCCCCTCTCAACCCTACTGCAAG TTGTGTTGTGTTAGGTTCAGTGGGAAGGAGAGTAAAGTAGCTTGTAAAGCTAATGTGAGACGGGGAGGCGCGTCGTTGAGGATCTGTAAGGCGGTGTTGAATGGGAGGAAGTTGAGCATTAGCGGCAATGGAGGGTCGGAGCCTGCGAGGATTCTGCTGGAGAGGTTGTTTGCGCAGACGCAGAAGCTGGAGGAACAGATGAGCAGAGGTTCTCGTCATCCGCAGGATGTCCAGCTCGGGTTTAATCTCGAGACGCTGGAGTGTGATCTCCAAGCGGTGTTGGCCGTGTTGAAGCAGAAGGAAGAGGATTTGCAGGATGCCGAGAGACTGGTTTTCTTGGAGCACCTTGAGCTGAACCGCGCAAAGGAGGGGCTGGAGCGGCGGGAGAAAGAAGCTGCTGCAGCGTGTTCTAGGTATGAGATAGTAGAGGAGGGCCTGAAGCGTGCTAATCAGGAGTTAGTTTCTCAAGCGAGCTATATAGAAGACATAAAGCTTCAGCTTCGGGAAAGAGACCAGGAGGTTTCTGCTACACAGTCGGCACTTTCTCTGAAAGAAGAGGAATTGGATAAAATGAGAGAAAAATTGTTGAAAATGAGTGAAGAAGCTGCCAAGACTGACTCTGAACTTGGATCTATGGCTCAGTTGCTGAATGAAGCCAATGAAGTTGTCAAGAGACAAGACGTGGAGATTCAAGGACTCCGGAGAGCCATActggagaaagaagaagagctGGAAATTTCTCGGACGCAGAAGAAACTTGAAGAGGAGAAGCTAAAAGTTTCGCAGGaaaacttggagaagcggACAATGGAGTGGTTATTGGCACAGGAAGAGCTTAAGAAACTAGCAGAGGAAGTATATAGACATGCTGGAGAAGCCAATGAGACTTTAGAGGATTTTTGGAGGGTGAAGAATCTTCTAATTGACGTGAAGTCTGAGTTGGTTTCCTCCCAGAaagctcttgcttcctctagACAGAAAATGGAAGAACGAGAGGGTCTTCTGGAAAATCAATTGGAGGAACTTGAAGAGCAGAAGAGAAGTGTTATGTCTTACTTAACAACTCTGAAAGATGCCCACATAGAAGTAGAGAGTGAAAGAGTAAAGCTTAGGGTCGCAGAGGCTCAAAACAAGGAGCTTGAGAGGGAGTTATGCATGGAGAAGGAACTTATGGAAGAGTTAGAGGAGGTTTTGAAAAAAGAGAGATACTCTCTGCATCAGGCCATCAGTGAGATATCTGCTCTCCAAATTAAGCTAGAAAAGAAAACTGCTGAATTTGGGGATGTGCGCGATCTTCTCCTGGTTAAAGAGGCGGAAGCGGTGGAGGCAAAACTCGAAATTCAGCATCTTAAATCTGAGCTGGCTACTCAGAAGCTCATTTTGGAGGAAAAGGATTTTGAACTTCTAAATGCAAGGAATAAGCTCGAGGAAGTGAACAAGGAAGTGGCAGAGCTGAAGATGCTTTTGACTAGTAAAGAGGAGCAGCTTGTTCAAGCAACTGCCTTGCTCAAGGAGAAAGATGATCAGGTACACACAATGCAAGATGAGTTGGATGATACCAAGCTGAAATTTTCAGAAGCTGAAACTGTGGTAGAAAGGATAGCAGAGCTCACTAATGAATTGGTTAGATCTATCAAGGATGAAGACTGCAGTGCATCCAAATCATTTGATGACATGAGCCCCAAGTTTCTGTACCAACTAAATGAGAAACCAATGGATGATTTTAGGTTGCAGATCTTACAGCTTGAGACTGAGCTGAAATCAGCTAGGGATAGCTTAAGAATCAAAGAAATGGAAGTCCTAGCTTCTCAGAGGGATCTCACGATGAAAGACGAGGAGCTGAAGATGGTTATTGGAAGACTAGAAGCAAAAGAAGAGGaggtgaagaagatgaaagaaGAGTCGGAAGATGCTAATGATCTGAGAAAGCTATATGCTTTGGCCCAAGAGAGAATAGGGAAGAAAAGTGTAGGAGACTTGGCTATAGAGAAGCTTCAACTTGAGGCAGCACAATTGGAAGTTGCAGCTGCAACCAGTGCACTTCAAAAACTTGCAGAGATGAGTGGGGAGTTTCTGAGTAAAGCTAGCCTCAGCATTGGGGCTGATACCAGTATAACTTTCGTGGAGAACAATGAATGTATAGCTGAGGTTACAACAGAAGTGGCTCGGATTTCAGCTTTGACTGATAAGCTTGTGAAAGAGGCTGGCATAGTTGTAACTGCAGGGCCTGCATGCCAGTAG